The Eurosta solidaginis isolate ZX-2024a chromosome 4, ASM4086904v1, whole genome shotgun sequence genome includes a window with the following:
- the LIMK1 gene encoding LIM domain kinase 1 isoform X3, producing the protein MAKNLVFDTTNIPRATESSLTTSAVSSKTIHQKHVKEQNSPPPRTGTLSAPTLNTSCAGCLNTLHLSREEFVIALGQEWHNDCFRCSVCDTHLHNWYFEKDGLLFCRDDYYQRFGECCQQCSAIITGPVMVAGDHKFHPECFCCSACAVFIGEGEAYALVERSKLYCGSCYKQQEAKIIAAELSTCSTGLTDGVGGCNESTGSIGGKTKSIHSIRLVEIPKDATPGLRLSVDNVSAQRHYLSGGSGSGSGGAAAFNSGEFRANSPAHAKRLDGPLDVCPAVRISEIDVNLANLHIGDRILEVNGTPVNDSSIEHIDKLIRSTEKILQLTVEHDPVQVCRSCSQADILRRPTSYSDLPPLATSASSIEVYGRRIVKDSLNGSTSTSTIAPQSNSSDCGSGGSSPTRLTKQDKERIYKRKDEGYISGTKTRQLRKCKNLNMIGSNQMPLTHTGSTHSIGPINTTATINANTTGNASMTVTDSTQLGMRLRETERCSSMSKLLDEQHAPAEQIYDLSRTKSFRVEPKPQRIFRSSDLVLGELLGKGFFGQVYKVTHRLTKEVMVLKELYRVDEEAQRNFLKEVAVLRSLHHKNVLRFIGVLYKDKKLHLVTEYIAGGSLKELIHDSGLPLVWPQRVSFAKDIACGMSYLHRMNIIHRDLNSLNCLVREDRSVIVADFGLARIITAPLYNASSGTFGSSCSGTLGSNSSNERWSGGACLSPNSTLGRSKSRQRRQRYTVVGNPYWMAPEMMKGLKYDEKVDVFSFGIVLCEIIGRVQADPDFLPRTSDFGLNQKVFRDKFCQQCPEAFFKIAFLCCDLNPDKRPSFEILDIWLETLMTSVAANQPLPAELLYDIENFKGTISLSSTPEGMLTPKSNRSRDDLDEICTQRKETPPKPEMPAVAVTQPSTSAHNFKGDDDFNDLLKMEGKENAVILRSDMPKSPHLGKDFSPSGERIRDSMRARRRQRLMQAAQQRGATPDNKCTERVLEAVKQTLQTGAPINSSIGNGGYGIAKKNRPYGEKGFLLDINRDGDLHLNNVRDLNYCSDFDSSCDTSLNYHEANAIEDLKATEIEAPAAYTTHRPAVLREEHAEDEVQSVKDEVGKQEANKDALKVSDAEMDVAPAVENLSQSPTADAVYAATAVVNEEVDAATINTMQHIQKKIAAKSYRTALNDIRTKLNLCRNKFENIDAANRRNFTNSQNSMKTFFKSRAARSQVTSPTEPTSISESVYKTPPEALKMFQRLEAASATSSSVNTPSSEHACLSGKGISGVSSSTYRINQTPIFGRKQLPKQVELYTPHSESLESLHSVLPPIAKPSPVFTRKEKSNAGGSGRRTKSPKRPVSTFRSYLNEVSVADVDTTTMRQPTTTATAVETTPKKNRRLNSGKESTNGQRWESEKGEKIPTSSSSTATRLFGLRSSTKPGNDTAACAAATSRDSTQAAQRRTLSPTKASDTRRLASRPEVQTTAPITQQQQRLRQSPANPIPQSAHAHTIKSTNKLAILSPEKVHRLNAKFADQKAKKSSEIRTTVASNSLTATANSNVDQALQLERRKRKQLSTRY; encoded by the exons TTGCTTTCGTTGCTCTGTATGTGATACACACTTACATAATTGGTATTTCGAAAAAGACGGCCTACTTTTCTGTCGTGATGATTACTACCAACGTTTCGGTGAATGTTGTCAACAATGCAGCGCAATTATTACTGGTCCGGTAATGGTAGCTGGTGATCATAAATTTCATCCAgaatgtttttgttgtagcgcatGTGCTGTATTCATTGGCGAAGGTGAAGCGTATGCATTGGTGGAACGTTCCAAACTCTATTGTGGCAGCTGTTATAAACAACAAGAGGCAAAAATAATAGCAGCTGAGTTAAGCACTTGTAGTACTGGTTTAACGGATGGTGTTGGTGGATGCAATGAAAGCACTGGTTCAATTGGCGGCAAAACAAAATCTATACATTCCATACGTTTAGTTGAAATTCCAAAAGATGCAACTCCGGGACTACGCCTATCAGTTGATAATGTAAGCGCACAGCGTCATTATTTGAGTGGTGGTAGTGGCAGTGGAAGTGGTGGGGCCGCCGCTTTCAACTCTGGTGAATTTCGTGCCAACTCACCTGCACATGCAAAACGTTTAGATGGTCCTCTTGATGTTTGTCCAGCTGTGCGCATATCTGA AATCGATGTCAACTTGGCCAACCTTCATATTGGCGATCGTATACTGGAGGTGAATGGTACACCAGTAAACGATTCATCCATCGAACACATTGATAAATTAATACGTAGCACAGAAAAAATATTACAACTCACAGTCGAACACGATCCTGTGCAAGTGTGTCGCAGCTGCAGTCAAGCAGATATACTACGACGACCCACATCCTACAGTGATCTACCACCACTCGCCACATCCGCATCAAGCATCGAAGTTTACGGACGACGCATCGTCAAAGACTCACTAAACGGTAGCACAAGCACTAGCACTATCGCGCCTCAAAGCAACAGCAGCGATTGCGGCAGTGGCGGAAGCTCACCCACGCGCCTAACAAAACAGGATAAAGAGCGCATATATAAGCGCAAAGATGAGGGCTACATAAGCGGCACGAAGACACGCCAATTGCGTAAATGCAAAAATTTGAATATGATTGGTAGCAACCAGATGCCATTAACGCATACAGGTTCGACACATTCCATTGGACCCATAAATACTACTGCAACAATAAACGCCAACACTACTGGCAACGCTTCAATGACTGTTACCGATTCTACACAATTGGGCATGCGTTTGCGAGAGACGGAACGCTGTTCAAGTATGTCGAAGTTGTTGGATGAGCAACATGCGCCCGCTGAGCAAATTTATGATTTGTCGCGCACCAAATCATTTCGAGTCGAACCCAAGCCGCAGCGTATCTTTCGCTCATCTGATCTTGTGTTGGGTGAATTGCTTGGTAAAGGTTTCTTCGGTCAAGTTTATAAGGTGACGCATCGTTTGACGAAGGAGGTGATGGTGCTTAAGGAGCTCTATCGTGTTGATGAGGAAGCACAGCGGAATTTTCTCAAAGAGGTCGCAGTGTTGCGTTCACTTCATCATAAAAACGTCTTGCGTTTCATTGGTGTGCTCTATAAGGATAAAAAACTACATTTGGTCACCGAATATATAGCGGGCGGTTCGCTTAAGGAACTCATACATGACTCAGGCTTGCCGCTGGTATGGCCACAGCGCGTTTCATTCGCTAAAGATATTGCTTGTGGCATGAGCTATTTGCATCGCATGAATATTATACACCGCGATTTGAATTCATTGAATTGTCTTGTGCGCGAGGATAGATCGGTTATCGTAGCAGACTTTGGATTGGCGCGTATCATTACAGCACCCCTCTACAACGCGTCTAGCGGCACCTTTGGCTCGTCATGTAGTGGCACGCTAGGCAGCAATAGCAGTAATGAACGTTGGTCCGGTGGCGCGTGTTTGAGTCCGAATAGCACACTGGGACGAAGCAAGAGTCGTCAGCGCAGGCAGCGTTACACTGTTGTTGGCAATCCTTACTGGATGGCGCCCGAGATGATGAAGGGTCTGAAGTACGATGAAAAAGTTGACGTGTTCTCATTTGGAATCGTACTTTGTGAG ATAATTGGACGCGTTCAAGCCGATCCCGACTTTTTGCCGCGCACCTCCGACTTCGGTTTAAATCAGAAAGTATTCCGTGACAAATTTTGCCAACAGTGCCCTGAAGCCTTTTTTAAAATCGCCTTTCTTTGCTGTGACCTCAATCCCGATAAAAG ACCGTCCTTTGAAATACTCGACATTTGGTTGGAAACCCTTATGACCTCAGTTGCCGCCAACCAACCGCTACCTGCCGAATTGCtttacgatatcgaaaactttAAAGGTACGATTAGCCTTAGCAGCACACCGGAAGGCATGCTGACACCTAAATCCAATCGCAGTCGTGATGATCTAGACGAAATATGCACGCAGCGCAAGGAAACGCCACCAAAACCCGAAATGCCTGCTGTCGCCGTAACACAACCAAGTACTAGCGCGCACAACTTCAAGGGAGATGATGATTTCAATGACTTGCTGAAAATGGAAGGCAAAGAGAACGCGGTCATACTGCGTAGTGACATGCCAAAATCGCCGCACTTGGGTAAAGATTTTTCACCTAGCGGCGAGCGCATACGTGATAGCATGCGCGCGCGACGTCGTCAACGCCTTATGCAAGCGGCGCAACAGCGCGGTGCAACGCCCGACAACAAGTGTACAGAACGCGTGCTGGAAGCGGTCAAGCAAACATTACAGACTGGAGCGCCTATAAATAGCTCCATTGGAAACGGTGGCTACGGGATTGCGAAAAAGAACCGCCCTTATGGCGAGAAGGGCTTCCTATTGGACATCAATCGCGATGGCGACTTACATTTGAATAATGTTAGGGACTTAAATTATTGCTCAGATTTTGACTCTAGCTGTGACACGAGTTTAAATTATCATGAAGCGAATGCGATTGAAGATTTAAAGGCGACGGAGATTGAAGCGCCTGCAGCATATACAACACATCGACCAGCGGTTTTACGTGAAGAGCACGCCGAAGACGAAGTTCAAAGTGTTAAGGACGAAGTGGGAAAACAAGAAGCGAATAAAGATGCGCTCAAAGTTTCAGATGCAGAAATGGATGTAGCGCCCGCGGTAGAGAACTTATCGCAATCGCCAACTGCCGACGCCGTATATGCTGCCACCGCTGTCGTCAATGAGGAGGTAGACGCGGCTACGATTAATACCATGCAGCATATACAAAAAAAGATAGCTGCGAAATCTTATAGAACAGCGCTCAATGATATACGCACAAAACTGAATTTATGTCgtaataaatttgaaaatatcgACGCGGCGAATCGACGTAATTTTACCAATTCGCAAAATTCAATGAAAACATTTTTCAAGTCGCGCGCTGCGCGTTCGCAAGTGACAAGTCCAACAGAGCCTACAAGCATCAGCGAAAGTGTATACAAAACGCCACCTGAAGCATTGAAAATGTTTCAACGTCTCGAAGCGGCCAGCGCAACGTCCTCCTCAGTCAACACGCCGTCCAGTGAACATGCGTGCCTATCTGGAAAAGGCATTAGTGGCGTCAGTAGTAGCACATATCGCATAAATCAAACACCAATTTTTGGGCGCAAGCAGCTACCAAAGCAAGTTGAGCTGTATACACCGCATTCTGAGTCTTTAGAGAGTTTGCATAGCGTATTGCCGCCCATAGCAAAACCGTCACCGGTTTTCACGCGCAAGGAAAAGAGTAATGCAGGTGGTAGCGGTAGGCGCACAAAATCCCCCAAACGTCCTGTTAGCACATTCCGTAGCTATTTAAATGAGGTGTCAGTGGCTGATGTGGATACTACGACCATGCGACAGCCTACAACGACAGCAACTGCGGTGGAAACGACGCCGAAGAAGAATCGCCGTCTTAACAGCGGTAAAGAGAGTACAAATGGGCAGCGTTGGGAGTCAGAAAAGGGGGAGAAGATACCGACGTCGAGCAGCAGTACTGCTACGCGTCTCTTTGGTTTGCGTAGCTCAACGAAACCAGGGAATGATACAGCGGCCTGCGCAGCGGCAACGTCACGTGATTCGACGCAAGCTGCACAACGGCGTACACTATCGCCAACTAAAGCCAGCGATACGCGTCGACTGGCGAGCAGGCCAGAAGTGCAAACCACAG caCCAATAACACAACAACAGCAGCGCTTGCGTCAGAGTCCTGCCAATCCCATCCCTCAATCAGCGCATGCCCACACTATTAAAAGCACAAACAAGCTTGCCATACTCAGTCCAGAAAAAGTGCATCGCCTAAATGCAAAATTTGCCGATCAAAAAGCTAAAAAATCCAGTGAAATAAGAACTACAGTGGCGAGTAATTCACTAACAGCGACGGCAAATAGTAATGTCGATCAAGCACTACAACTAGAAAGAAGAAAGCGTAAACAGTTATCGACGCGTTATTGA